The segment TCGGCCTCGGCCAGCGGTGACTGGCCGTCGGACGTGGCGTGGACGTCCGCGAGCAGGCGGCGGCACTCGTCGTGGTCGTCGCTGAGGAATGCTGCACGGGCTAGGCCCAGCAGCGTCCACGCCCGGTCCACCGGGGTCGCGCTGCTCCACTCCATCTCAGTGACCGCCTGCTGCAGGTTGCTGCGTGCGTCGTCCACTGCAGGAGGCTCCAGCTCGAGCTGGAGGCGCCCGACCTCGGCGCGCAGGCGCGCCAGGTTGCGGGCGTCCTGCCCCTCCCCGAGCAGGGCAAGGGCGCGCTCGGCGAGCGGGACTGCCGCAGTGATGTCGCCCCGGTTGGCCTGCATCACGCTGGCGTTCCAGTACGCCGACGCCCGGGCCCGGGGCGAGTCGAGGGTCTCGGCCTGGGTGATCGCCTTGGCGCAGAGTCGAACCGCATGGGCCGTGTCGCCGCGCTCGAAATAGGCCGCCGCCACCGTGACGGAGAGCTGCACGGCTTCGTCGCTCGCGTCGAGGCCGGCGGTGCGCAACTGTGACAGCACCTCCTCGCCGCAGGTGATCGCTCGGCCCAGGTCGCCGGTCTCCCGGTGGATACGGCTGAGGGCGATGCCAGCCTTGATGCGGCTGACCTCGCTCACGGTGCTGTCCTCCAGGAGCGTCTCGAGCTCGATGATGGCCTCGTCCTCTTGGCCGCTGGCCTCCAGCGAGCGAGCGTGCAGAAGCTTGGCGCGCTCCCGCAGGCCGGTCCCGGCCACGTCGCCCACCCGGCTCATGGCTGCGTCGAGGTGCTGTGCGGCTTCGGCGGGTTCGCCGGACTCGAGGGCAAGCTCTGCATAGTCCAGCGCCAGCCGCACCTCGTCAGGATCCTGACCCGGCTCGACCGCGAGCAATGCATCGATCGTCACGTCGAGTCGCGCGGCGAGCGCGCTGAGCGCCTTCACCGTCGGCTTACGCGCGCCGGTCTCCAGGCGGGAGAGATAGGCAACCGACATTGTGTCGCCGACCACCTCGCCCTGGGTCAGCCCCCGGGCGACACGGATCGAGCGAAGCCGGCGACCCAGCTCGTGGGCATCGGCCTGGGCGAGCAGTTCGGCCTGACGTGCGTCCATCCGGCCATTGTGAGGGTCCGGCGAGCGGAGTTGTTGAATTCTGGCAAAACTGACCGTCAGATTCGCCGACAATGGTCACTTCGGAACCGCGAGGTGGCTCAGCCGGATGGCGGCTGCTTTCGAGGAGGCACCACCCGTAAGGGGGGTCGATGAGTAAGCCGTGAGCAACAGCACACCTCAAAAACGGTTCATGTTCGTCCAACTTTCCACGATCCAACCGGTAGTCGCTTAGCGTGTACATGTCAGTCAGGGGTTGGTTGACGTCGTTCTCGGGGTTGAGCCTCGGGTTTAAGTCATCCGTGGGGGATGCAATGTCCGTAGTCAGTCGTGCGCCAGAGTTGGAACGACCCAGCGGCGATGTCAAGCATCGCTCGCTTCAAGTTGTCGGCACCCGTGAGAGGGAGGTCGACGCATCTGTCTGGCGTCGACGTCATGCGCGTGCACTCCTGCTGGGCGACCTTATCGTGCTGGCGCTGGCGCTCGGCACCGCCCAGATCGCCAAGTTCGGGTTCATGGCCGCTCCCGAGGTAGACGGGCTGGGGATCACCTACGCCGGTCTCGGTCTGGCGCTGGCCGTGGTGTGGTGGGCGTCTCTGCAGATGAACCAGTCGCGCAACCCGCTGGTGGTCGGACACGGATCGGAAGAGTACCGGCGCGTCATCGTGGCGACATTCCGCGTGTTTGCGGTGCTGGCGATGGTCTCACTCGTTCTCAAGATTGACGCCTCCCGCCTCTACTTCGCCACGGCTTTTCCGCTCGGCCTTGTCGGCCTGCTCGTCGAGCGCAAGCTCGCTCGAGTGGGGCTGCACCGAGCGCGCAAGCAGGGCATGGCCACCGTCCGAGTACTGGTCGTGGGCGGAGAGCGCACAGCCACTGAGTTGGCGAAGTGGTTCGCGAAGCACAAGACGGCGGGCTATGAAGTTTGTGGCGTGTGGGTGCCAGACGAGAGCATGCCGCTCGCAATCGTCCAGGAGGGCGCAATCGCGAGCGTGCCCGTGATGTCATCTCACACGGACTTCGCCGAGGCTCTAGCCATCTCCGGCGCTACGACAGTGGTAGTCACAGACACCGAACACCTCGGCCACGAGTCTCTTCGTGACCTGGCCTGGCAGCTCGAAGGGTCGAACATCGACCTGATCCTGTCCCCGAACGTCCTCAACGTGTCGTCGTCTCGCCTGTACCTCCAGGACGTGTCGGGCATGCCGATGCTTCACGTCAGCGAGCCGCAGTACGCCGGCGCCGCCCGCCTCACGAAGCGGCTCTTCGACATTGTTGGCGCTACCGCGATCCTGGTTGTGGCGACTCCCTTGTTCGTGGCTACGGCGCTGGCGATCAGGCTCTCGAGCCCCGGGTCAGTCTTCTACCGCCAGGAGCGCATCGGTCGACGCGGCGACAGCTTCGGAATGATCAAGTTCCGATCGATGCGGTCGGACGCAGACAGTCAGTTGGCGTCGCTACTCGCGGCCGAGGGCAAGTCGTTGTCCGAGCTTCCGAAGTTGACCAAGGACCCTCGCGTTACGCCGGTCGGCGCGTTCATCAGGCGGTTCTCCATCGACGAGCTCCCGCAACTTCTCAACGTCATCAAGGGCGACATGAGCCTGGTGGGACCGCGACCGCAGCGCGACTTCGAGGTTGCGCAGTACGACCACGTTGCGCACAGGCGTCTGACCGTGCGACCGGGCATGACTGGACTGTGGCAGGTCTCTGGACGGTCTGACCTCGCGTACAGCGAAGCAATCAGCCTCGATGTCCACTATGTCGAGAACTGGTCGATGATGACCGACCTCTCAATTCTCTGGCGTACCGCCCGAGCTGTCGTTGGTTCGGACGGCGCCTACTAACGTAACGCTGCCGTTACGCGCGGGAGCGCTTGGGGAGAGGCCCCCCACGATTGCGCGGTGCCGCCATGCCCATCGCGCGAGGTCTTCACGTGGGAGACGCGGCGGCCGCGGCCGGGGCCTTGACTCAGGTGCGTTGGCTCGGCACAGCGGGTGCCTCTCGGCCCTCGCTGGGGCGCATGACTCGTGGTCCAGCTTGGACTCGGGCTGGCGCGCAGGTCTCAGTCTCGGGCTCGCGACGCGTCTCTTCCGCTCCGGACCACCGTGTACCGGGGAACCGCCGCTCTTAGAGCGAGGCTTCAGCCCGGCTAGCGGTGACGACGAAGTGTCGTCCTAGCCACGGCGACGGTGTCTCGAAAATCGGATGCCCGAAGAACGAGGAAGTCGCGCGGGCGCGCTTCGGCGATCCGGCAGTACCACCGGATGTTAAGGCCGGCCGAAACGACGTTGCCTGCCAGGGTGGCGAGGGCTGCTCCCGCTGCGCCCCACTGCGGAGCCAACGTGACGATTATGACGACGTTCACCACAAGCCCGGCAAGAAGGCTGAAACTGCGCAGCTCCGGACGTCCAGACGCAGCTAGTCCAGCCCCCACGACTGACCCGGGGTTCCCGAGCAGAACGGCGGCGAGCAAGATCATGGTCGGCCCAATCGAGGGGCTAAAGGCGTCACCGAAAACGATCGGGATAGCCACTGGCGCCAACGAAGCTAACGCAATGACCAGAGCCAGGGTCACAACAGTCGACATCCGCGAGGCCCGTGCGAGCTGGCGCACGTCACCCCGTGACGACTGCTTTGAGAAGACCACTTCTCGCACCGCCGCGTTGAAGATCAACGCTGCCTCCGCGACGTTGACTGCGACCACGTAGAACCCCAGTTGCTGGAGCCCGGCGAGCGGCGTGAGGAGGAGCTGGTCAAGCCGCATGAGCAAGATGCCGGCAATCGATCCGAGCCACGCACGAAGGCCGTAGCCGTGAAGTTGCCGGTACGTCGGTCCCTGGGCCTCGCGCGCGAGCTCCTGGCGCCTCGGCTCTCGACGAAGTAGGCGAACGTACACCACGCCGCCAACCGCTAGCGTGGCGCCCAGCGCCAGCGCAGCGTTCGTGGGTGTAAGCCCAAGGACTAGAGCGAGGACCAAGATCGATGTGAGTCGAAGTAGGGCACTCAAGATGCGCTCTGTCGCAACCAGGGACCAACGCTGCCTTGCGAGTGCGATACCGCGGAGGCCGGCAACTAAGAGCGCCGGCGCAGAAAAGGCGGCCACCCAGGTCATCGTCTGCGCCAGATCAGCATCGCCACCGCTGAGGGAGTCGCTAGCCCAGTAGGTGAGGGCTGTGCCCACCATTCCCGCGAAAAGCAGGGCGGCGATGGCGCCCGCCGAGACGCGGCGGCGCACGGCCGTCTGGGACTCGAAGTAGGTTAGGGCTTCTGGCAACCCAAGCGTCAGTGCCGACGTGATCAGAAGAAGCGGAGCGGTTGCCGCGGCCGCGAAGCCACGACCCTCGGGGCCGAGAAGTTGTGCCAAGACGCTGTAGGCGACAAGTGTTGCAATAGGGGGCGCCGCCACGCCGATGAGCGTGGACTTGATACCTCGTGCCGAGGATCCAGCCCCTGAGTCGCTTGCTGGGCTAGAAGACTCGCTCAACTGCGAATCTCGTTCTGGATGGTGCGTACGTCGCTTGGCTCGTAAAGCTCGGAAATGATGGCGTCGTTCTTGCCGCCCGCAACGTTGTCTGATGCCAACTGCACCCTATTGGTTGATGGGATGGAGAGGAACAGGCGTGCTGGCGCTACAACCTGCCGCGCCTTGATCCCGCTGCGTAGCGCAACTCGATGCAACCAGATGTCGTCTGTTGACCGCGCCACTGGATCAAAGGCGCGTCCGGCCGCGCGCAATTGCCGCACCATCTCGGACGGATACAGGACCCCGGAGACACCGGTCGCGAAGACCGTATGCGACGCAACCGTCGACGATTCCCGGCCCCATTCGAGGTAGGGAGCGATCCCATCATTGGCGAGCCGGATCCGGTGGGCACGGAAGCACAACACGTCGTTCGGCCACTGGCTATGCGCGTCCGACAGGTCGGACATCCAACCTCGCGGGTAGAGAACGTCGTCGTCCGCGGTAACAAGGACAGTTGACGTCTCGTGGACCGCCTCAGAAACGTAGGGGTAGTACTTCTTGTGCGGCCCGAGATTCTCGCAGTTGCGTATCTCTAGCCCGCGCCTACTGGCTCGCTTGAGACCGCGCGGTAGCCTCTCCAGGGCCTCGAATTCATCGAGCCATAGGACGATCCGGCTGGGTTTGACCTTTCCAGCGCCGATTGACTCGATCGTGAGATGCA is part of the Nocardioides cavernae genome and harbors:
- a CDS encoding helix-turn-helix domain-containing protein, translated to MSANLTVSFARIQQLRSPDPHNGRMDARQAELLAQADAHELGRRLRSIRVARGLTQGEVVGDTMSVAYLSRLETGARKPTVKALSALAARLDVTIDALLAVEPGQDPDEVRLALDYAELALESGEPAEAAQHLDAAMSRVGDVAGTGLRERAKLLHARSLEASGQEDEAIIELETLLEDSTVSEVSRIKAGIALSRIHRETGDLGRAITCGEEVLSQLRTAGLDASDEAVQLSVTVAAAYFERGDTAHAVRLCAKAITQAETLDSPRARASAYWNASVMQANRGDITAAVPLAERALALLGEGQDARNLARLRAEVGRLQLELEPPAVDDARSNLQQAVTEMEWSSATPVDRAWTLLGLARAAFLSDDHDECRRLLADVHATSDGQSPLAEAEALALEGRISAARADTNEAARCYQAAVLKLSSIGADKSAAQLWFDLAALLESVGLIEAATDAYRRAAASTGLRARTTAPAVTRELTS
- a CDS encoding sugar transferase; translated protein: MSVRGWLTSFSGLSLGFKSSVGDAMSVVSRAPELERPSGDVKHRSLQVVGTREREVDASVWRRRHARALLLGDLIVLALALGTAQIAKFGFMAAPEVDGLGITYAGLGLALAVVWWASLQMNQSRNPLVVGHGSEEYRRVIVATFRVFAVLAMVSLVLKIDASRLYFATAFPLGLVGLLVERKLARVGLHRARKQGMATVRVLVVGGERTATELAKWFAKHKTAGYEVCGVWVPDESMPLAIVQEGAIASVPVMSSHTDFAEALAISGATTVVVTDTEHLGHESLRDLAWQLEGSNIDLILSPNVLNVSSSRLYLQDVSGMPMLHVSEPQYAGAARLTKRLFDIVGATAILVVATPLFVATALAIRLSSPGSVFYRQERIGRRGDSFGMIKFRSMRSDADSQLASLLAAEGKSLSELPKLTKDPRVTPVGAFIRRFSIDELPQLLNVIKGDMSLVGPRPQRDFEVAQYDHVAHRRLTVRPGMTGLWQVSGRSDLAYSEAISLDVHYVENWSMMTDLSILWRTARAVVGSDGAY
- a CDS encoding lipopolysaccharide biosynthesis protein gives rise to the protein MSESSSPASDSGAGSSARGIKSTLIGVAAPPIATLVAYSVLAQLLGPEGRGFAAAATAPLLLITSALTLGLPEALTYFESQTAVRRRVSAGAIAALLFAGMVGTALTYWASDSLSGGDADLAQTMTWVAAFSAPALLVAGLRGIALARQRWSLVATERILSALLRLTSILVLALVLGLTPTNAALALGATLAVGGVVYVRLLRREPRRQELAREAQGPTYRQLHGYGLRAWLGSIAGILLMRLDQLLLTPLAGLQQLGFYVVAVNVAEAALIFNAAVREVVFSKQSSRGDVRQLARASRMSTVVTLALVIALASLAPVAIPIVFGDAFSPSIGPTMILLAAVLLGNPGSVVGAGLAASGRPELRSFSLLAGLVVNVVIIVTLAPQWGAAGAALATLAGNVVSAGLNIRWYCRIAEARPRDFLVLRASDFRDTVAVARTTLRRHR